One genomic window of Bradyrhizobium sp. CCGE-LA001 includes the following:
- a CDS encoding ABC transporter ATP-binding protein — protein MLSVREVTTAYQGLVAISAVSIEVQKGEIVCVAGANGAGKSTLLKSIAGAERLRSGTVTFDGKRLDGMAQHHITATGIAYVPENRRLFPRLSVRDNLRLGSYLYRGAANREEPLDLVFRLFPRLQERLEQRAETLSGGEQQMLAIGRALMTRPRLLMLDEPSQGIMPKLVDEIFQAVKLIRDTGMTVLIVEQRMAECLEIADRAYILQTGRVLMQGAAAEIRGNPDVRKAYLGL, from the coding sequence ATGCTGTCGGTGCGTGAAGTCACGACGGCCTACCAGGGCTTGGTCGCGATCTCCGCGGTCTCGATCGAGGTTCAAAAGGGCGAGATCGTCTGCGTCGCCGGCGCCAACGGCGCGGGCAAGTCGACGCTGCTCAAATCCATCGCCGGCGCCGAGCGCCTGCGTTCGGGCACCGTGACGTTCGACGGCAAGCGCCTCGACGGCATGGCGCAGCATCACATCACGGCCACCGGCATCGCCTACGTGCCGGAGAACCGCCGGCTGTTTCCACGTCTGTCGGTGCGCGATAACCTTCGCCTCGGCAGTTATCTCTACCGGGGCGCAGCGAACCGCGAAGAGCCGCTCGATCTCGTCTTCAGGCTGTTCCCGCGCCTTCAGGAGCGTTTGGAGCAGCGCGCCGAGACGCTCTCCGGCGGCGAGCAGCAGATGCTCGCGATCGGCCGCGCGCTGATGACGCGCCCGCGGCTGTTGATGCTGGATGAGCCCTCGCAGGGCATCATGCCCAAGCTGGTGGATGAAATCTTCCAGGCCGTGAAGCTCATCCGCGACACCGGCATGACCGTCCTGATCGTCGAGCAGCGCATGGCGGAGTGCCTGGAGATCGCCGACCGCGCCTACATCCTGCAAACCGGCCGTGTGCTGATGCAGGGCGCGGCAGCCGAGATCAGGGGCAATCCGGACGTGCGCAAAGCGTATCTGGGGCTGTAG
- the otnC gene encoding 3-oxo-tetronate 4-phosphate decarboxylase, translating into MTAMSNETRLREDICRFGRSLFERGLTPGSSGNISVRMDDGGWLVTPTNASLGFLDPAKLSRLDSQGRLVSGDAPTKEVPLHTALYDTRGSARAIVHLHSTHSVALSMLPEIDPRAALPPMTAYYLMKCGATALVPYYRPGDPAVADAIKGLAGKYSSVLLANHGPVVAGDTLEAAVFATEELEETAKLYLMLRGMNPRYLSPEQVTDLVKVFGVALPEHGHGH; encoded by the coding sequence ATGACGGCCATGAGCAACGAGACAAGGCTGCGTGAGGATATCTGCCGCTTCGGACGGTCCCTGTTCGAGCGTGGGCTGACGCCGGGCTCCTCTGGCAATATCAGCGTGAGGATGGACGATGGCGGCTGGCTGGTGACGCCGACCAACGCCTCGCTCGGCTTCCTCGATCCGGCGAAGCTGTCGCGGCTGGATAGCCAGGGCCGGCTGGTTTCGGGCGATGCCCCGACCAAGGAAGTTCCTCTGCATACCGCGCTTTACGACACGCGCGGCAGTGCGCGCGCGATCGTGCACCTGCACTCTACCCATTCGGTCGCGCTTTCGATGCTGCCCGAGATCGATCCACGCGCCGCGCTGCCGCCGATGACGGCGTATTACCTGATGAAATGCGGCGCCACCGCGCTCGTGCCCTATTACCGCCCCGGCGATCCCGCGGTTGCCGATGCAATCAAGGGGCTCGCAGGGAAATACTCATCCGTGCTGCTCGCCAATCACGGCCCGGTGGTTGCCGGCGACACATTGGAAGCGGCCGTGTTCGCGACGGAGGAGCTGGAGGAGACGGCGAAGCTGTACCTTATGCTGCGGGGAATGAACCCGCGGTATTTGTCACCGGAGCAGGTGACGGATCTGGTGAAGGTGTTTGGGGTGGCGCTGCCGGAGCATGGGCACGGGCATTGA
- a CDS encoding HAMP domain-containing methyl-accepting chemotaxis protein codes for MLATISIRAKIISVVAFLLVAMTGMGLLAVMKMRSMNANTTDITTSWLPSVRVLGDLRAGVITYRNVIREHMLAETLEEKLTNEKTLATVVEANTKFRQKYEPMITSPEERALYNEWSKVWDEYKSGTQEVMALSRKEAGKVPHDAHELNIKVNKIGLKADEILNRDIELNTKGGDQAAKDAADSYYFAFMLVSIILAAAVIAGFGLSFYLVRDVSNGINSITEPMQALGKGDLSAEVPHRGEKTEIGAMADVLQIFKEALIAKKAADEAAAADAEAKIERGRRVDNITREFETMIGEIVQTVSSASTQLEASASTLTSTADRSQRLATTVAGASEEASTNVQSVASATEEMASSVGEISRQVQESARMAGDAVGQARATTERVSELSKAAARIGDVVELINTIAGQTNLLALNATIEAARAGEAGRGFAVVASEVKALAEQTAKATGEIGQQISGIQAATNDSVGAIKEISSTIERLSEISSAIAAAVEEQGAATQEIARNVQQAAQGTQQVSSNITDVQRGATETGTASSQVLSAAQMLSNDSNRLKSEVSKFLTNVRAA; via the coding sequence ATGCTCGCCACCATTTCCATTCGCGCCAAGATCATCAGTGTCGTGGCGTTCCTGCTGGTTGCGATGACCGGCATGGGCCTCCTCGCCGTCATGAAGATGCGGTCCATGAACGCCAACACCACCGACATCACCACGAGTTGGTTGCCGAGCGTGCGGGTACTTGGCGACCTGCGTGCCGGGGTGATCACCTATCGCAACGTGATCCGCGAACACATGCTCGCCGAGACTCTGGAAGAGAAGCTCACGAACGAGAAGACACTGGCGACCGTGGTGGAAGCCAACACCAAGTTCCGCCAGAAGTACGAGCCGATGATCACCTCGCCGGAGGAACGCGCACTATACAACGAATGGTCTAAGGTTTGGGATGAGTACAAGTCCGGTACTCAGGAAGTGATGGCGCTGTCGCGCAAGGAGGCGGGCAAGGTCCCGCACGACGCCCATGAGCTCAATATCAAAGTCAACAAGATCGGGCTCAAGGCAGACGAGATCCTGAACCGGGACATCGAGCTCAATACCAAGGGCGGTGACCAGGCTGCCAAGGATGCAGCCGACAGCTATTACTTCGCCTTCATGCTAGTCTCGATCATACTCGCCGCCGCGGTCATCGCCGGTTTCGGTCTCAGCTTCTATCTGGTCCGTGACGTCTCCAACGGCATCAACTCAATCACCGAACCGATGCAGGCACTGGGCAAGGGCGACCTGTCCGCCGAAGTGCCGCACCGGGGCGAGAAGACGGAGATCGGCGCCATGGCCGACGTGCTCCAGATCTTCAAGGAGGCGCTGATCGCCAAGAAGGCTGCCGACGAAGCCGCTGCGGCCGACGCCGAAGCCAAGATCGAGCGCGGCCGCCGCGTCGACAACATCACCCGCGAATTCGAAACCATGATCGGCGAGATCGTCCAGACGGTGTCGTCAGCTTCGACCCAGTTGGAGGCTTCCGCCTCGACGCTGACGTCGACCGCCGACCGCTCTCAGCGGCTGGCGACTACCGTGGCCGGGGCCTCGGAGGAAGCCTCGACCAACGTGCAGTCGGTGGCGTCGGCGACCGAGGAGATGGCGTCGTCGGTCGGCGAGATCAGCCGCCAGGTGCAGGAATCGGCCCGCATGGCCGGGGACGCCGTCGGCCAGGCGCGCGCTACCACCGAGCGCGTCAGCGAGCTCTCCAAGGCAGCTGCCCGCATCGGCGACGTCGTCGAGCTCATCAACACCATCGCTGGCCAGACCAACCTGTTGGCGCTGAACGCGACGATCGAGGCGGCGCGCGCCGGTGAGGCCGGCCGCGGCTTCGCCGTGGTGGCTTCCGAGGTGAAGGCGCTCGCCGAGCAGACGGCGAAGGCGACCGGCGAGATCGGCCAGCAGATTTCCGGCATCCAGGCCGCGACCAACGACTCGGTTGGCGCCATCAAGGAGATCTCCTCGACCATCGAGCGTCTGTCGGAAATCTCTTCGGCGATTGCGGCCGCGGTGGAAGAGCAGGGCGCGGCGACCCAGGAGATCGCTCGCAACGTGCAGCAGGCGGCGCAGGGCACCCAGCAGGTCTCCTCCAACATCACCGACGTGCAGCGCGGCGCGACTGAGACCGGCACGGCTTCCTCGCAGGTGCTGTCGGCAGCACAGATGCTGTCGAACGACTCGAACAGGCTGAAGAGCGAGGTCAGCAAGTTCCTGACCAACGTACGCGCAGCCTAG
- a CDS encoding methyl-accepting chemotaxis protein: MSWINNVRVSVKVSAVFVAICLVVAGSTGAIYNSLSVMNSTARMTVHTYEVLEELSKVVGAMVNAETGVRGYLVSADPAFLGPYESGQKEFQAATTKVGSLTSDNAAQQKRLERVKAFAGDWMANVAQREITLMKDPATQSKARELEASGAGKKAMDGLRAVVQEMDAEERSLLSVRGAAAASASSNATLSMLIGGVVTLLLSLAGAFGVAFAVTRPIQRITTEMGVLAKGDTSVTISATERKDEIGEMAQAVQVFKTNAIEVERLKAEQVEVERRNAEQRKHDMIRLADDFENAVGQIIGTVSSASTQLESSATTLTGTAERSQKLATTVAGASEEASTNVQSVASATEEMASSVGEISRQVQESARMAGDAVGQARATTERVSELSKAAARIGDVVELINTIAGQTNLLALNATIEAARAGEAGRGFAVVASEVKALAEQTAKATGEIGQQISGIQAATNDSVGAIKEISSTIERLSEISSAIAAAVEEQGAATQEIARNVQQAAQGTQQVSSNITDVQRGATETGTASSQVLSAAQMLSNDSNRLKSEVGKFLNSVRAA, from the coding sequence ATGTCTTGGATCAACAACGTTCGCGTCTCGGTCAAGGTTTCTGCTGTGTTTGTGGCAATCTGTCTGGTTGTCGCTGGCAGCACGGGGGCGATCTACAATTCGCTGAGCGTGATGAACTCGACGGCAAGAATGACGGTCCACACCTACGAAGTCCTCGAGGAGCTCTCCAAAGTCGTCGGCGCCATGGTCAATGCGGAAACCGGCGTGCGCGGCTACCTGGTGTCGGCCGATCCCGCTTTTCTCGGACCCTACGAGAGCGGACAGAAGGAGTTTCAGGCCGCGACAACGAAGGTCGGCAGCCTGACCTCGGACAATGCCGCTCAGCAAAAACGCCTTGAGCGCGTGAAAGCGTTCGCCGGCGACTGGATGGCCAATGTCGCGCAGCGCGAAATCACACTGATGAAGGATCCCGCAACCCAGTCGAAGGCCCGTGAGCTCGAGGCTTCTGGCGCCGGCAAGAAGGCGATGGATGGCCTCCGGGCGGTTGTGCAGGAGATGGATGCAGAAGAGCGGTCGCTCTTGTCGGTGCGGGGTGCCGCTGCCGCGTCTGCCTCGAGCAACGCGACATTGTCCATGTTGATCGGCGGCGTCGTCACCCTGCTGTTGTCGCTCGCCGGCGCCTTCGGCGTTGCCTTTGCGGTCACCCGGCCGATCCAGCGCATCACCACCGAGATGGGGGTCCTTGCGAAGGGCGACACCTCGGTAACGATATCGGCGACTGAGCGCAAGGACGAGATTGGCGAGATGGCCCAGGCGGTTCAGGTGTTCAAGACGAATGCGATCGAGGTCGAGCGGCTCAAGGCGGAGCAGGTCGAAGTCGAGCGACGGAATGCCGAACAACGCAAGCATGACATGATCAGGCTTGCGGATGACTTCGAGAACGCCGTCGGCCAGATCATCGGAACGGTGTCGTCTGCTTCGACCCAGCTGGAATCATCGGCCACGACCCTTACGGGCACCGCCGAGCGCTCCCAGAAGCTGGCGACCACCGTCGCCGGAGCTTCGGAGGAGGCCTCGACCAACGTGCAGTCGGTGGCGTCGGCGACCGAGGAGATGGCCTCATCGGTGGGAGAGATCAGCCGTCAGGTGCAAGAGTCCGCCCGGATGGCCGGCGATGCCGTCGGTCAGGCGCGCGCCACCACCGAGCGCGTCAGCGAGCTCTCCAAGGCAGCTGCCCGCATCGGCGACGTCGTCGAGCTCATCAACACCATCGCTGGCCAGACCAACCTGCTGGCGCTCAACGCGACCATCGAGGCGGCGCGCGCCGGCGAAGCCGGCCGCGGCTTCGCCGTGGTGGCTTCCGAGGTGAAGGCGCTGGCCGAGCAAACCGCGAAGGCGACGGGCGAGATCGGCCAGCAGATTTCCGGCATCCAGGCCGCGACCAACGACTCGGTCGGGGCCATCAAGGAGATCTCCTCGACCATCGAGCGTCTGTCGGAGATCTCTTCGGCGATCGCGGCGGCCGTGGAGGAGCAGGGCGCAGCGACCCAGGAGATCGCTCGCAACGTGCAGCAGGCAGCGCAAGGCACCCAGCAGGTTTCTTCCAACATCACCGACGTGCAGCGCGGTGCGACTGAGACCGGCACGGCCTCCTCGCAGGTGTTGTCGGCGGCGCAGATGCTGTCGAACGACTCGAACAGGCTGAAGAGCGAGGTCGGCAAGTTCCTCAATTCGGTCCGTGCCGCCTGA
- the ltnD gene encoding L-threonate dehydrogenase: MSASTSQNQRIAVVGLGSMGYGMATSLKRAGHAVTGCDVSADAVARFVTDGGAGAKTPAEAAKAAEIVVSVVVNAAQTEAILFGKDGAAETMPKDSVFISSATMDPDVARRLAKQLEATGRHYLDAPISGGAQRAAQGELTILASGSAAAFAKARPALDAMAAKLYELGDAAGQGAAFKMINQLLAGVHIAAASEAMAFAAKQGLDIRKVYEVITASAGNSWMFENRMPHVLDGDYTPRSAVEIFVKDLGIIQDMARSARFPVPVSAAALQMFLMTAAAGMGRDDDASVARMYAQVTGVKLPGDK; encoded by the coding sequence ATGTCCGCCTCCACGTCACAAAATCAGCGTATCGCCGTCGTCGGGCTCGGCTCGATGGGATACGGCATGGCGACTTCGCTGAAGCGCGCCGGCCATGCCGTTACTGGCTGCGACGTCTCGGCCGACGCCGTCGCGCGTTTCGTGACGGACGGCGGCGCGGGCGCAAAGACGCCGGCCGAAGCAGCCAAAGCTGCCGAAATCGTCGTCAGCGTCGTGGTCAATGCCGCCCAGACCGAGGCCATCCTGTTCGGCAAGGATGGCGCGGCTGAGACCATGCCGAAGGACAGCGTCTTCATATCCTCGGCGACTATGGACCCGGACGTGGCGCGGCGCCTCGCCAAGCAGCTGGAGGCGACCGGCCGGCACTATCTGGATGCGCCGATCTCCGGCGGAGCGCAGCGTGCCGCGCAAGGCGAGCTAACCATCCTCGCCTCCGGCAGCGCCGCTGCTTTTGCCAAGGCGCGGCCCGCGCTCGACGCCATGGCCGCAAAGCTCTACGAGCTCGGCGATGCCGCGGGGCAGGGGGCGGCTTTCAAGATGATCAACCAGCTCCTCGCCGGCGTGCATATCGCGGCCGCCAGCGAAGCGATGGCTTTCGCGGCCAAGCAGGGCCTCGACATCCGCAAGGTCTATGAGGTGATCACGGCTTCCGCCGGCAATTCCTGGATGTTCGAGAATCGGATGCCGCATGTGCTCGACGGCGATTACACGCCGCGCAGCGCGGTCGAGATTTTCGTCAAGGACCTCGGCATCATCCAGGACATGGCGCGCAGTGCCAGATTCCCGGTGCCGGTCTCAGCCGCCGCGCTTCAGATGTTCCTGATGACGGCAGCCGCGGGCATGGGCCGCGATGACGATGCGTCAGTGGCGCGGATGTATGCGCAGGTCACCGGCGTGAAGCTTCCCGGCGACAAGTAA
- the otnK gene encoding 3-oxo-tetronate kinase, with product MTLALGCIADDYTGASDLANTLTRAGLRTVQTIGVPAADLALPEIDAVVVSLKSRSIEAGLAVSRSRAAETWLRGRGARHVLFKICSTFDSTDAGNIGPVMDALRADCGEAIVLVTPAFPETSRTVYQGNLFVGAVPLNESPLKDHPLNPMRDSNLARVLARQSKTQVGLVDLATVTRGTDAVRARLAELAGKGIGAAIIDAVFERDLETIGLVAAEHRLSVGASGIGLGLARALVSTGKVKAASASSETGAAVGGPAACLAGSCSQATLQQIANAERVMPVLHLDPEQIVAGGGEAQRALAWARPRLADGPVLIASSATPEAVAAVQSRHGRDAAGHAIEQAMADIAEGLVQSGVRRLVVAGGETSGAVVDRLKIPGFLVGVEIAAGVPVLRAVGAKAGEMLLALKSGNFGGAEFFTDALGLMR from the coding sequence GTGACACTTGCGCTGGGCTGCATCGCCGACGACTACACCGGCGCCTCCGACCTCGCCAACACGCTGACGCGTGCGGGCTTGCGCACCGTGCAGACCATCGGCGTGCCGGCGGCCGATCTCGCGCTGCCCGAGATCGACGCCGTCGTGGTGTCGCTCAAGAGCCGCTCGATCGAGGCAGGCCTTGCCGTGTCGCGCTCGCGCGCGGCGGAGACATGGCTGCGCGGCCGCGGCGCGCGCCACGTGCTGTTCAAGATCTGCTCGACCTTCGATTCCACGGATGCCGGCAATATCGGCCCGGTGATGGACGCACTGCGCGCCGATTGCGGCGAGGCCATCGTGCTGGTGACGCCGGCCTTCCCGGAGACCAGCCGCACCGTCTACCAGGGCAACCTCTTCGTCGGCGCCGTGCCGTTGAACGAGAGCCCGTTGAAGGATCATCCGCTCAATCCAATGCGGGATTCCAATCTGGCGCGCGTGCTGGCGCGCCAGAGCAAGACGCAAGTGGGCCTCGTCGATCTCGCCACTGTCACCCGCGGCACGGATGCGGTCCGGGCGCGGCTGGCCGAACTCGCGGGCAAGGGCATCGGCGCCGCGATCATCGACGCCGTGTTCGAGCGCGACCTCGAGACCATCGGGCTCGTTGCCGCCGAGCATCGGCTATCGGTCGGCGCCTCCGGCATCGGCCTCGGGCTCGCACGGGCGCTGGTCTCGACGGGCAAGGTCAAGGCGGCCTCAGCGAGCAGCGAGACCGGCGCGGCCGTCGGCGGCCCGGCGGCCTGCCTTGCCGGAAGTTGCTCGCAGGCAACGCTTCAGCAGATCGCCAATGCCGAGCGCGTCATGCCGGTGCTGCACCTCGATCCCGAGCAAATCGTCGCGGGCGGTGGCGAAGCGCAGCGCGCGCTCGCCTGGGCCCGGCCGCGGCTGGCGGATGGTCCTGTTCTGATCGCGTCGAGCGCGACGCCCGAGGCCGTCGCCGCCGTTCAGTCGCGCCACGGCCGGGACGCTGCCGGCCACGCCATAGAGCAGGCCATGGCCGATATCGCCGAAGGGCTGGTGCAGTCGGGCGTCAGGCGCCTGGTCGTTGCCGGCGGCGAGACGTCCGGTGCCGTGGTCGATCGGTTGAAGATTCCTGGGTTTCTCGTCGGAGTGGAAATTGCGGCGGGAGTTCCGGTGCTGCGTGCTGTCGGTGCAAAGGCGGGCGAGATGCTGCTCGCTCTGAAGTCGGGAAACTTCGGCGGCGCAGAGTTTTTCACCGACGCGCTTGGGCTCATGCGCTGA
- the otnI gene encoding 2-oxo-tetronate isomerase, producing the protein MPRFAANLSMMFTEVPFLDRFDAAAQAGFTAVEFLFPYEHPAEVVGERLKRNGLTQALFNLPPGDWNAGEKGFAALPSRFNDLKASLETALPYAKATGVKRLHLMAGIANRGERVAIEAFYKSVACAAEFFAPHGIDVVIEPINARNVPGYFLNDFGFARDLIQELRLPNLKLQFDIYHCGIIHGDVTMRLREMMPIIGHVQIASIPSRNEPDGEELNYPFLFEELDRLGYAGFVGCEYNPRGKTTDGLAWFRPYAGVKP; encoded by the coding sequence ATGCCCCGTTTTGCCGCCAACCTCTCGATGATGTTCACCGAGGTGCCGTTCCTCGACCGCTTCGATGCCGCCGCCCAGGCCGGCTTCACCGCCGTCGAGTTTCTCTTTCCCTATGAGCATCCGGCCGAGGTGGTCGGCGAGCGGCTCAAACGCAACGGTCTGACCCAAGCGCTGTTCAACCTGCCGCCGGGTGATTGGAACGCCGGCGAGAAGGGTTTTGCGGCGCTTCCCTCGCGCTTCAATGATCTCAAGGCAAGCCTGGAGACGGCGCTGCCCTATGCCAAGGCGACCGGCGTCAAGCGCCTGCACCTGATGGCGGGCATCGCCAATCGCGGCGAGCGCGTCGCGATCGAGGCCTTCTACAAATCGGTGGCGTGTGCTGCGGAGTTCTTCGCGCCCCACGGTATCGACGTCGTGATCGAGCCGATCAATGCGCGCAATGTGCCCGGCTATTTCCTCAACGATTTCGGCTTCGCGCGCGACTTGATCCAGGAGCTCCGCCTTCCGAACCTGAAGCTCCAATTCGACATCTATCACTGCGGGATCATTCACGGCGACGTCACCATGCGGCTGCGCGAGATGATGCCGATCATCGGTCACGTCCAGATCGCCAGCATCCCGTCCCGCAACGAGCCCGACGGCGAGGAGCTGAACTATCCGTTCCTGTTCGAAGAGCTCGACCGGCTCGGCTATGCCGGCTTCGTTGGCTGCGAATACAATCCCCGCGGTAAGACCACCGATGGGCTCGCCTGGTTCAGGCCTTATGCTGGAGTGAAGCCGTGA